In one window of Maribacter sp. BPC-D8 DNA:
- a CDS encoding histidine kinase, translated as MTSIYMNLRQLGFYALFILLLFACTKADTMRPSIEKSLLVIDSLTQKQPEKALLKLDSLLQNTKQLTTLEEAMLLFNKGEALYLNDKFQESLTTHLKCNELFAELNDTYNESRSLITLSGASLHMGDVETSQVYALKALSLAQLIGDKRIEGKAYNQLFKLHFQLKDYDEALTYIQATDSLFSTGVDTTSIIAIKGNKASVHLKLKEYNKALASFSEAMALNQSQRDPKTMVSILNNIGYTYIEAGAYANAEKFLRGSATLNKNIKAINAAPYKGLGNLFLLKAENDSAEVNYKKALEIYIANHNRKEEIEVRDKLVAIAIMSGDYTTALNHQIIRDSLQLNVSNLEKDRLLNFANVNYEVKQKETEISHQKEINNRNQLLLASAIMLFVLILIATGFYIYNTKLKAANKASNLEQRLLRVQMNPHFIFNTLAAIQNITLEGNPIKSSNHIARFSKLIRQNFDYVRKESITLDKEVAMIKNYIETQQLRFNNVFTYTVEIEESLDVKAIHVPPMLLQPFVENAIEYGLKEKKEGGELLLKIEKDSEGLLFVILDNGLGRSTKAKKEKLTEELHATTIFLERLKMRNKGEEKSFMIEDLFDENNNPIGTKVFFKLKLS; from the coding sequence ATGACTTCAATATACATGAACCTAAGACAATTAGGTTTCTATGCTCTTTTTATACTATTACTTTTTGCCTGTACCAAAGCAGATACCATGCGCCCGAGCATTGAAAAAAGCTTATTGGTTATCGATAGTTTAACTCAAAAGCAACCCGAAAAAGCACTTTTAAAGTTAGATAGTTTATTGCAAAATACGAAGCAATTGACAACCTTAGAAGAAGCAATGTTATTGTTTAATAAAGGCGAAGCTTTATACCTAAATGATAAATTTCAAGAATCTTTAACCACGCATTTAAAGTGTAATGAATTATTTGCTGAATTAAATGATACGTATAATGAGAGCAGAAGTTTAATTACGTTAAGTGGTGCTTCTTTACATATGGGCGATGTTGAAACGTCTCAAGTTTATGCCTTAAAAGCATTGAGTTTGGCGCAACTTATTGGTGACAAACGAATTGAAGGTAAAGCTTACAACCAGCTTTTTAAACTTCATTTTCAACTAAAAGATTATGACGAGGCATTAACGTATATACAAGCTACTGATAGCCTGTTTTCTACAGGTGTCGATACCACTTCTATTATTGCAATTAAGGGTAATAAAGCAAGTGTTCATTTAAAATTAAAAGAATACAACAAAGCTTTGGCTAGTTTTTCAGAAGCTATGGCGTTGAATCAATCTCAGAGAGACCCTAAGACAATGGTCAGTATTTTAAATAATATTGGCTATACGTATATTGAAGCTGGTGCATATGCAAATGCCGAAAAATTTTTAAGAGGTTCTGCTACTTTAAATAAAAATATAAAAGCTATTAATGCTGCCCCATACAAAGGTTTGGGAAATTTATTTTTACTGAAAGCCGAAAATGACTCGGCAGAAGTAAATTACAAAAAAGCATTAGAAATTTATATCGCCAACCATAACCGAAAAGAAGAAATTGAGGTTAGAGATAAATTGGTTGCGATTGCAATAATGTCGGGTGACTATACTACGGCATTAAACCATCAAATTATTAGAGATAGCCTACAATTGAATGTCAGCAATTTAGAAAAAGACAGGCTCTTGAATTTTGCGAATGTAAATTATGAGGTTAAACAGAAAGAGACCGAAATAAGCCACCAAAAAGAAATTAATAATAGAAACCAGTTGCTTTTAGCAAGTGCAATTATGCTGTTTGTTCTCATATTAATAGCTACGGGTTTTTATATATATAATACTAAGTTAAAAGCAGCCAATAAAGCATCAAATTTAGAGCAGCGCCTTTTGCGAGTTCAAATGAATCCGCATTTTATATTCAACACCTTAGCTGCCATTCAGAACATCACCTTAGAAGGCAACCCCATTAAATCATCTAATCATATCGCTAGATTTTCGAAGTTGATCAGACAAAATTTCGACTATGTTAGAAAAGAGTCCATCACTTTAGATAAAGAGGTTGCTATGATCAAAAACTATATAGAAACACAGCAGTTACGGTTTAACAATGTGTTTACCTATACAGTTGAAATAGAAGAATCATTAGACGTAAAAGCTATACATGTGCCACCAATGTTATTGCAGCCTTTTGTAGAGAATGCTATAGAATACGGATTAAAAGAGAAGAAAGAAGGAGGGGAGCTTCTACTTAAAATAGAGAAGGATTCTGAAGGGTTGTTATTTGTAATACTAGATAATGGATTAGGTAGGTCGACAAAAGCAAAGAAAGAAAAGTTAACCGAAGAGTTACATGCAACAACTATATTTTTAGAGCGTCTAAAAATGAGAAATAAGGGCGAAGAGAAATCATTTATGATAGAAGATTTGTTCGACGAAAACAATAACCCTATAGGAACAAAAGTATTTTTTAAATTGAAACTTTCATGA
- a CDS encoding LytR/AlgR family response regulator transcription factor, with protein sequence MIKAVIIEDEFNALKTLDKLIAYTQKDIEVIAKIDNVEEAISFLKDNTPDLVFLDIELIGGNAFQILESLNSIAFKIIFTTAYDEFAIKAIKFDTIDYLLKPIDSDELSECIDRFRVGFKKEQVYKNAVEKVSEINEKEIQKTLLIKTADAQYFLQITDIVRCQSDGAYTVFHTTDKKIMSARNLKYYENILSEHTFVRVHQSHLVNVKYIKTVNMNNTVRLTNDETIPVATRKKSYLKQILDTL encoded by the coding sequence ATGATAAAGGCAGTTATAATAGAAGATGAGTTTAATGCACTTAAAACATTAGATAAACTTATTGCATACACTCAAAAAGATATTGAGGTTATCGCCAAAATAGATAATGTTGAAGAAGCTATTTCATTTTTAAAAGATAATACTCCGGATCTTGTTTTCTTAGATATTGAGCTTATTGGTGGTAATGCTTTTCAAATATTAGAGTCTTTGAACAGTATTGCTTTCAAAATAATTTTTACCACAGCTTATGACGAATTTGCTATTAAGGCCATAAAATTTGATACCATAGATTATTTATTAAAACCTATAGATTCTGATGAGTTGTCTGAATGTATCGATAGGTTTAGAGTTGGTTTCAAAAAGGAACAGGTTTACAAAAATGCAGTTGAAAAAGTTTCTGAAATTAATGAAAAAGAAATTCAGAAGACCTTATTGATTAAAACGGCAGATGCGCAATACTTTCTTCAAATAACAGATATTGTTCGTTGTCAGTCTGATGGTGCTTACACTGTTTTTCATACTACGGATAAAAAAATCATGAGTGCTCGCAATCTAAAATACTACGAGAATATATTAAGTGAGCACACTTTTGTACGTGTACACCAATCTCATTTGGTGAACGTAAAGTATATAAAGACAGTAAATATGAATAATACTGTTCGCTTAACAAATGACGAGACCATACCAGTTGCAACACGCAAGAAATCTTACTTAAAACAGATTTTAGATACGCTTTAG
- a CDS encoding DUF3095 family protein encodes MKNTKFYTELKKLKKPLVAILEKESDFTAVPLTWHVVVVDIQNSTQAVQDGNHHQVNLTATGSIISVLNTVRKFKQNIEIPYFFGGDGATFLLPNNLLDKVLAVLDNYSVHIKLKTNLVLRVGHVSVKDLVSNNCHLKITKHQLTERLTIPIILGNGLHKAEEIIKSNFVASSNVHFNKNLLNLEGMECRWEEVNPEQNQAKVVCLLLDATEEKLQREIYKEILIKMDAFFGTFSERQPIKSERLKLDASLYKIWEEMRVSLADKNWFYFIKNWIKTNIGRIYFSLSKSVKQYLKQVGQLSHSFMLDGMINTIFTAEQDKIDLFIDYLNQLETEGKIVYGIHVTHASVMSCYVLDRKTSHSHFVDGTEGGYTSAAKMLKVKKKALTN; translated from the coding sequence ATGAAAAACACCAAATTCTATACAGAGCTTAAAAAGTTAAAAAAACCGCTAGTAGCCATACTAGAGAAGGAGTCTGACTTTACAGCTGTGCCACTTACTTGGCATGTGGTGGTTGTAGATATTCAAAATTCTACACAAGCAGTACAAGATGGTAATCACCACCAGGTAAATTTAACGGCTACCGGTAGTATTATTTCTGTATTGAATACCGTTCGTAAATTCAAACAGAATATCGAGATTCCGTATTTCTTTGGTGGTGACGGCGCAACCTTCTTATTACCAAACAATTTACTTGACAAGGTACTTGCCGTATTAGACAATTATAGCGTTCACATTAAGCTAAAAACCAATTTAGTATTAAGAGTAGGTCATGTTTCGGTTAAAGACCTGGTATCGAATAATTGTCATCTTAAAATTACCAAACACCAACTTACCGAACGGCTGACCATACCTATAATATTGGGCAACGGACTACATAAAGCTGAAGAGATTATTAAATCTAACTTTGTGGCATCGAGCAATGTGCACTTCAATAAAAACCTTTTGAATTTAGAAGGTATGGAGTGTAGATGGGAAGAAGTGAATCCGGAACAAAATCAAGCTAAGGTCGTTTGTTTATTATTAGATGCAACCGAAGAAAAGCTTCAAAGAGAAATCTATAAAGAGATTTTAATAAAGATGGATGCTTTTTTCGGAACCTTTTCCGAAAGGCAACCCATAAAAAGTGAGCGCCTAAAGCTAGATGCAAGCCTTTATAAAATATGGGAAGAAATGCGCGTAAGCCTAGCAGATAAAAATTGGTTCTACTTTATTAAAAACTGGATCAAAACTAATATCGGCCGTATATATTTTAGCCTATCTAAAAGCGTAAAACAATACCTAAAACAAGTTGGTCAGTTATCGCATTCATTTATGTTAGATGGTATGATCAATACCATTTTTACGGCAGAACAAGATAAAATCGATCTATTTATAGACTACCTAAACCAACTAGAAACCGAAGGTAAAATAGTATACGGTATACACGTTACCCATGCCTCTGTAATGTCTTGCTATGTTTTAGATAGAAAAACCAGTCA